The Raphanus sativus cultivar WK10039 chromosome 6, ASM80110v3, whole genome shotgun sequence sequence TTTCTTTCTGTGAAAgtgtctctttctctctgtttctgaGAGACCTTAAGAGGTTAAAAAGGATATGGGAAAGCGAAGTAAAAAAGGTATACAGCTATAGAGGTGGTAAAAGACAAGATTGGTTGGTTTGGTTGTGGACCTTTTTGTTAGGGGCAGAGCACATGAAATGTGGATTTGTCGGGTTTTGATTTGTGTCGgagtgtttgttttgttttgaaaaaaaaaacaaaacaagtagAGAGACCCGTGAGTGCTAGCTTTAACTTGTTATGCCTTTCTATTACATTACTgcaaaaaatcttaaattcaGTTAAAAAGAAAAGCAGTGATTGTCAGGTAAATGTAAGAGCAGGCATTTCATTTCTCATAAAAAATCAGATATATTGGAAATGTATATAATATGTTGACTTTGTCATAATGCCAAATTTTCTATCAAATTCAATCTCGTATAGAATGAAGTATAAACTTGGAAAAGGTCCTTAGGAATGAGTAATGAAGCTGAAAGCTTTCCCATATGTTGAAAAAGTATGTATCTCATGTTGGAGACGATGAGCATTTGTCAAGGGCTTGCCATATCTCCTACCATAAACTCTGATTAGGATCGCGCCATTAAGCCATGCCTTGGAGTGCTGATAAACTGTCTTTGATTCGGACATGGGAGGGAGTAATCAAGCGGGAGGAAGCAACCACGGACGGATTCAGAGGCTGATCACACTCAAATGAAAGAAGTAAAATGCTCTGCCATTATtgattgatttgatttgttgCGGTGGAGAGATGGAATATTGGAATTTAACGGTGGTGCATGTGCATCATCATGCATTAAGGAGGAGGGAGAAGCATGAATACGGCGAGTTTCTTCGGCCTTTGAAGCTGCTGGATCTACGTTTTTAACATCAAAGGGCAGCCCAGAATCAGATTGTAATATTCCATTCTATGGGCTTATTAACTAAAACAGAcccacatctctctctctctctctctctctctctctctattaaCGAACGTAAcaagagagagaaaaggaaGGAGAGAGAGTGGGGGTAAAATAGGAAGAGATGAGCAGCAGCGGAGGAGCGACGCAGGGACCGCACTCGCTCGCCTTCAGGGTGATGCGACTCTGCAAGCCTTCTTTCCACGTCGATCCTCCCCTCCGTATTGATCCTTTCGATCTTCTCGCCGGCGAGGATTTCTCCGACGATCCCTCCTTGCTCCAACGCCATCTGTCTTCTTCAGCCGACGCCGTCGACTCCGATCTGAGTTACCGGAACAGGTTCATCATAAACCAGGCAACGGATCCAATCGGTCTATCAGGTCTTCTCCTACTTCCGCAGTCATTCGGGGCGATCTATCTGGGAGAGACCTTCTGTAGCTATATAAGCGTCAACAACAGCTCCACTTCCCAAGTTCGGGATGTTACCATCAAGGTCCCTCCTCACCTTCCTTCTACAACCTACATATTGCTTATTGTTTCACTCTGCTTgcttaccttcttcttcttcttcttcttcttagtgTAGGCAGAAATTCAGACAGAGAGGCAGAGGATTCTTCTTCTGGATACATCCAAATCTCCTGTTGAATCCATAAGGACTGGTGGCCGCTATGACTTTATCGTTGAACATGATGTTAAAGAGCTCGGAGCTCACacgtctctctctttctctcgctctttgttttttttttctttttcaattacTCCAATTCCAATTCctatattccttttttttagGTTGGTTTGCTCTGCCTTGTACAATGATGCTGATGGTGAGCGTAAATATCTTCCCCAGTTCTTCAAGTTTGTCGTTGCTAACCCTCTCTCCGTCAGGACCAAGGTTACTTTCATTTCACCATTTCTTttatctcctctctctctccacgCTTGTCTCATTGTTGCGCCTTCTTTTATCTGCAGGTTCGAGTTGTAAAGGTATATATAATGTTCATTTCTCTGACTTTTTTTTTAGGTGTTTTCCTTTCCTTTGCTTCTTAATATATCTTTCACCCCTCCCAGGAGACTACTTTTCTTGAGGCTTGCATTGAGAACCATACTAAATCAAACCTCTTTATGGACCAAGTTGATTTTGAACCTGCCAAGCAATGGATTGCTCTCAGATTACATGATTATGATCATCTTCCCCCAACCAGGTCTCACACCACACTCTTTTTCATGGTGTTACTTAATCATGTCTCTCTTTATTTCCTCattcctcactctctctctctgcctGTCAGTGATCTTGGTGGAATAATACCTACTCCGCCCGTTATTATCCGATCTGGTGGCGGTATCCACAACTATCTCTATAAGTTAGTCCCATCTGCTCATGTTTCTGGGCAATCCAAATTCCAGGCAAGTAGTATCCTCGGTAAATTTCAAATTACTTGGCGCACCAATTTGGGAGAACCTGGCCGCTTACAGACCCAACAAATCCTTGGCGCTGTAAGTTCACCTTCTTTTACTATCTGAAAACAATGAAATGCATATGTGCTACTCTTTTTTCTTGTCCTCATTTTTGACACCAATTCTTATGAAAAATCATCATTAGTTTAAGTATACAGACAGCCTGGAGAAGCCTCAATCTTAGTTGGTCCCAATTAGAACAACTAGGAGAATCGCTTTGCATTGGTATAATCATTACGTAACAGTGTTATACTCACCACCTTGCTCTACATATCTGAGATGATCGTTCGTTTGCTTGATCCAATAAATTTCATTATAGTGGAAACAAACTAATGCATTATTTCTATTATCTCGGCAAGTGAACACTTACTTCTAAACACTTATCTTAAAGCACGTTCATGAAATTCTCTCTATGTACTTGTACTCGTCCTCTGTATGCTCATGCTTCAGCTTCTCGCATCATCTTACCAACTTCTTTCGTTGTAAcacctttttttcttctcagcCAGTCAGCCGCAAAGAGATTAATATGAGAGTTTTGGAGGTTCCAACTGCTATACACTTAAATACACCCTTTTCGGTAATATAACTGTTTTTtattcctctctctctctttctctgatGTTTTTGTAATGCCCAAAAGATTGGATTTGAATTATACAATTGGTTTTGAGCTGAGCGTATAATGATATGCTTAGGCATCCTTCAATCTCGCAAACCAAACTGATAGGCAGTTGGGACCCTTCGAGGTTTCACTATCACAAGATGAATCACAAATGGAGAAGCCGGTTGCCATTAACGGTCTGCAGAAACTGGTATCTTATCTAaacattcttttcttttccccTATTGTGTCTGCCTATTGAATGCATTTAGAAACTTTTTGTAGTATAAAAAGTCACCATAAACCCATCTAGTTAGTCTTTTAGATTACACTCAATAGTGTTGAGTTCGGTGGCAGAACTATGAATCACATACTGGCTACGCAATGGGTATTGAGCCAAAACATAACATGGCTACTAGTTGATGTGATTTTGCTTCACCGTTgcacctttgttttttttttggtgtggtACGAAGGAAAGTCACACCGTTGAAACTTTTGCAGATGTTACCAAGGCTTGAGGCATTTGGATCCAAGGATTTCCAATTGGTATGACAAAACTGACAATCTCCAAAATGATCTCAAAGAACCTTCACCGATTTTGGAACCTTTTTTAACACGGAATGTGTATTTTACAGAACCTGATCGCCTCCAAATTAGGAGTCCAGAAAATAGCTGGGATCACAGCCTTGGACACAAGAGAGAAGAAAACATACGAGCTTGTTCCAGAGATGGAGGTTAGTGTACTCCTTACTACTctttatctttttcttggtGATTCCCCATAATTAATTTGGATAACAATTTAGTTGTTGTGGGAAAATTGTACTGCAGATATTTGTAGAGGCGGACCAGTAATCTTCCGGGTGATTGTTATTCCACCAAAGGTCTTGTGATTGCAACACATTTGTGgcattcaagttttttttttgttttgttgattagtgttaaaaataaatttggtttAGATGGAGAAAAAGAAGTAAACGGCTCTCAACCTATTGTATCTTGTTGcagattatttgttttttttttatttttataattttttttttgaaccgatattaattttttttttttttataattgattgAAAACTATTTGttgtttgtaatttgttaatcaTGTCTGCACCTCCTATGAAGATTATATTCTTGGAGTGACATAGAATTACAATGTTGGTAGTTCTGATTAGGTTTCTATTCAATTAAAGAAAGTATTCAAATATTGGTTTAAGGGAgcaaaaaggaaaatattagaaatagaaaaaaaatgataagaaaaagaaaagaactcTGTGTTATCACTTATCATGTAACATATGGCTAATCTTATTCACATATGACAACTATTTCATATTTGGAAGAGAAACAGTCAGCCTAATTGGTTAGAatttaaaagaatttatatCAAACATAAAAGAGTGTTACCATGAGTTGAAAAAGGatagataataacaaaaaattacaGTAAATAGGGGATGGGGGCAAATAAATGTACTCCTTCCATTTCAAATTATTTGTGGTTGTAGGatgtaatttttgtttcaaaataaatgttttttcaGTTTTCAGTGCAAATGTATTAATTGACActattttttattcaatttttctattggttaaaatatgttaggtgtattggtaatgatatttttattttgaaagtatgttaaattaaatgtagtactatttttcttaattagCATTGGCGGGAGAGAGAGGAGGGAGTTTACTAATTCCAGTCTCTCGCTAGCAAACCCTAAGGAAGGGAAGGGGAGAAGAGAAGagtcaaacaaaaaacattttcGACAGGGACGAACGAACGAACGAATCATGGAAGGCGCAGTGAGTCTCCTCCTTTCACTCTCTTCTCTACTGCCTtgctttttaattaattttaagatgCTTTCGAATTTCCCAATTGAAATTTGGTATGCGGTGTAGAAAAGGAGGAGAGATCCGGATCAGGATCAGGATGAGGATGACGACAGCGGGGGAGGAGAGAATCAGGAGAGGAGCGGAAGCCAAGAGCAGAGTCCTGAGCTCGAGGATGACCAGGAAACCCGTCCTCCTCACTCCAAGCGTAGTCGCACCCTTCCTCCCCATCAGAATCTCATTGGTAATTTATTGACTTATCCACCAATCCACCAAACCACTGTTTGTTTGACTAGATCGTGCTTTCCTTGATTTTCTTTCTCTAACAGAGGTAGTGAAAGGGAAGGTGGATCTGATTCCAAAAGCAGTGAAGATCTGGGTTGAAAGATATGAAAACTCTCCCAACCTTGCCACCGCCGAACTCTTGTCCATGCTCTTTCAGGTACAAGACTACTCATTTTCCTCTTCCTTTTCCTCTTCTTATCTCTCACTAGCCCcatccttaattttttttttgtaggctTGCGGTGCTAAATACTCCATCAAGGAAGACCTTCTTGATGAGACTGACGTCGATGATGTTGTCGTTTCCCTTGTTAATCTTGCTAGATCCGTATGTATACTCACTCctccctttttttctttttttttgtttctttaccaaatttcctaatttttttcattCCTTCGCCTCTAGGGGGAAATTGAAGATTATCATACTTCCAGAAAGAAGGAACTCAAAAACTTCAAAGAAAATCTTGTTTCTTTCTGGGATTCTTTAATTTCCGAGTCCCAGAATGGCCCCTTGTTTGATAAATTCTTGTTTGACAAGTGCATGGACTTCATTATCGCACTCTCTTGGTTTGTCTTCCATTCTTTTCATTACACCCTTATTATGCCCTTccacatttttatattcatcCTTTTCTACTTGTATTGCAGTACTCCACCTAGAGTTTACCGCCAAACTGCTACGCTTATGGGTCTCCAACTAGTCACTTCCTTCATTTCTGTTGCCAACACTCTTGGTTCCCAGCGTGAAACCACCCAAAGGCAACTCAATGCTGAAACCAAGAAAAGACCTGACGGCCCTCTTCTTGACTCCCTTAACAAAAGGTTGTCTCTTACTCACCACCACATCACTACTTTGGAGGACATGATGCGCAAAATTTTCACTGGGTAAGCATCCATATACCCTCACCTAAGTATTTAGTATTACACCCGCACATACAAATCTATAATCCTTTTCTTATGTGACTCTTGCTGACCAAAATCATTATTACATCTTATTCGAAGCTTGTTTGTACACCGATATCGAGATGTTGACC is a genomic window containing:
- the LOC108813060 gene encoding uncharacterized protein LOC108813060, whose translation is MSSSGGATQGPHSLAFRVMRLCKPSFHVDPPLRIDPFDLLAGEDFSDDPSLLQRHLSSSADAVDSDLSYRNRFIINQATDPIGLSGLLLLPQSFGAIYLGETFCSYISVNNSSTSQVRDVTIKAEIQTERQRILLLDTSKSPVESIRTGGRYDFIVEHDVKELGAHTLVCSALYNDADGERKYLPQFFKFVVANPLSVRTKVRVVKETTFLEACIENHTKSNLFMDQVDFEPAKQWIALRLHDYDHLPPTSDLGGIIPTPPVIIRSGGGIHNYLYKLVPSAHVSGQSKFQASSILGKFQITWRTNLGEPGRLQTQQILGAPVSRKEINMRVLEVPTAIHLNTPFSASFNLANQTDRQLGPFEVSLSQDESQMEKPVAINGLQKLMLPRLEAFGSKDFQLNLIASKLGVQKIAGITALDTREKKTYELVPEMEIFVEADQ